The Blautia hydrogenotrophica DSM 10507 genome window below encodes:
- a CDS encoding DUF4315 family protein — MAMNKLERIEKDIEKTKGKIAELQKQLRELEAAKTEQENLQIVQLVRGLNMTPQEFAAFVRGGALQAAPAPIPDFEQEDSAHEEI; from the coding sequence ATGGCAATGAACAAATTGGAACGCATTGAAAAGGATATTGAGAAAACCAAGGGCAAGATCGCGGAGCTGCAAAAGCAGCTTCGGGAGCTGGAAGCGGCCAAGACCGAACAGGAAAACTTGCAGATCGTCCAGCTTGTGCGCGGCCTCAACATGACCCCGCAGGAGTTCGCCGCCTTTGTGCGCGGCGGCGCATTGCAGGCGGCCCCGGCCCCGATCCCGGACTTTGAACAGGAGGACAGCGCCCATGAAGAAATCTAA
- a CDS encoding DUF4366 domain-containing protein yields the protein MKKSKLFRTLTLAVAAALCMATTTVTAYAGGADPDPVPLPETTEAPAEVPEETEEPTTGGMEPEGVPVTPQGNAALVDDFFGDKQLITVTTKAGNYFYILIDRANEDKETAVHFLNQVDDADLQALLEDGKKEPEVCTCTAKCQAGAVNTACPVCKNNLTACNGPEPKPQPEEEQPQEEKPSGMGGLVVFFVVVLLGGGAALYFLKFKKEKADTTGNDDLAEYDFGEDEDDEDEAPEPDEDMTSEDGNKEDEV from the coding sequence ATGAAGAAATCTAAACTGTTCCGCACCTTGACGCTGGCTGTGGCCGCTGCGCTCTGCATGGCGACCACGACCGTTACCGCCTATGCCGGAGGCGCTGACCCTGACCCTGTGCCGCTGCCGGAAACCACCGAAGCCCCCGCAGAGGTGCCGGAGGAAACCGAAGAACCCACCACCGGCGGCATGGAGCCGGAGGGCGTACCTGTTACCCCGCAGGGCAACGCTGCGCTGGTGGATGATTTTTTCGGGGATAAACAGCTTATCACTGTCACTACCAAGGCCGGGAATTATTTTTACATCCTGATCGACCGGGCCAACGAGGACAAGGAAACAGCGGTGCATTTCCTCAACCAAGTGGACGACGCCGACCTGCAAGCCTTGTTGGAGGATGGAAAAAAAGAGCCGGAGGTCTGCACCTGTACGGCCAAATGTCAAGCTGGGGCCGTCAATACGGCCTGCCCGGTCTGTAAAAACAACCTGACCGCCTGCAACGGGCCGGAGCCGAAGCCCCAGCCGGAGGAAGAACAGCCGCAGGAGGAAAAGCCAAGCGGCATGGGCGGCCTTGTGGTGTTCTTTGTGGTGGTGCTGCTGGGCGGCGGCGCAGCCCTCTACTTCCTGAAATTCAAAAAGGAAAAAGCCGACACCACAGGCAATGACGATCTGGCCGAGTATGACTTTGGCGAGGACGAGGACGACGAGGACGAAGCCCCGGAGCCGGACGAGGATATGACAAGTGAAGATGGAAATAAGGAGGACGAAGTATGA
- a CDS encoding C40 family peptidase — MEPLKPRDKVTQHMTRDGLTLDNQTTGESVNVSSREAEQEYTAQPEGAAEKILERADELHDRHKAKKAAKDAGETVAQATSPVSRLQFTAEERASPELAPYIKKAEKRADKLEAAKEALPKKRVVTKETVYDEAKGKAKSRLYFDKVEKAPPQLKPNPASRPIQEAGLYLHGKIHEVEHENVGVEGGHKGEELAERQASRMIRSGVHRHKLKPYRAAAKAERKSIAANAEFAYQKSLRDNPELAQAAKNPVSRFWQKQHIKREYAKAARAAGQTAQGAASTAKTTAAAAKKAAEKSRQAASFAARHWKGALIVGGVGLMLLLVMGGLQSCTAMFGSTGTGLAATSYLSEDSDMLGAEAAYAALEADLQHELDNYESLHPGYDEYRFDLDEIKHDPYVLTSILSALHNGVFTLGEVQGDLAMLFEKQYILTQTIETETRYRTETRTDSEGNTYTAEVPYTYYICNVKLENFDLSHLPIYILTEEQMGFYAAYMQTLGNRPDLFPNGSYPHASTPKEPTYYEIPPEALKDEAFAAMIAEAEKYVGYPYVWGGSSPSTSFDCSGFISWVINHSGWNVGRQTAQGLYNICTPVSPEHAKPGDLVFFVGTYDTAGMSHVGLYVGNSVMLHCGDPISYTNLNSSYWQQHFYCYGRLP; from the coding sequence ATGGAACCCTTAAAACCCCGCGACAAGGTAACGCAGCACATGACCCGCGACGGCCTGACGCTGGATAACCAGACCACCGGCGAAAGCGTCAATGTGTCCAGCCGGGAGGCCGAGCAGGAATACACCGCCCAGCCAGAGGGCGCGGCGGAAAAAATACTGGAACGGGCGGATGAACTGCACGACCGCCACAAGGCAAAGAAAGCGGCCAAGGACGCCGGGGAAACCGTGGCGCAGGCCACCAGCCCTGTTTCCCGGTTGCAGTTTACCGCCGAGGAACGGGCTTCCCCGGAGCTTGCCCCGTATATCAAAAAAGCGGAAAAGCGGGCGGATAAGCTGGAAGCGGCCAAAGAAGCCCTGCCGAAAAAGCGCGTCGTCACCAAGGAAACCGTCTATGACGAAGCCAAGGGCAAGGCCAAAAGCAGGCTGTATTTTGACAAGGTGGAGAAAGCCCCTCCCCAGCTCAAACCAAACCCGGCCAGCCGCCCCATACAGGAAGCCGGGCTTTACCTCCACGGAAAAATCCATGAGGTAGAACACGAAAATGTGGGCGTGGAGGGCGGCCACAAGGGGGAGGAACTGGCGGAACGGCAGGCGAGCCGCATGATCCGCAGCGGCGTCCACCGCCATAAGCTCAAACCCTACCGGGCCGCAGCCAAGGCCGAGCGAAAGTCCATTGCCGCCAACGCCGAGTTTGCGTATCAAAAATCCCTGCGGGACAACCCGGAGCTGGCGCAGGCGGCCAAAAATCCCGTTTCCCGCTTCTGGCAGAAACAGCACATTAAGCGGGAATATGCCAAGGCAGCAAGGGCGGCGGGCCAGACCGCACAGGGGGCGGCAAGCACCGCCAAGACCACGGCTGCCGCAGCCAAGAAAGCCGCAGAGAAAAGCAGACAGGCCGCGTCCTTTGCCGCCCGGCACTGGAAAGGGGCGCTGATCGTCGGCGGCGTGGGCCTCATGCTCCTGCTGGTGATGGGCGGCCTGCAATCCTGCACCGCCATGTTTGGCAGCACCGGGACGGGACTTGCCGCCACCTCCTATCTCTCCGAGGACAGCGATATGCTGGGAGCCGAAGCCGCCTATGCCGCGCTGGAAGCAGACTTGCAGCACGAACTTGACAACTACGAAAGCCTGCACCCCGGCTATGACGAATACCGTTTCGATCTGGACGAGATCAAGCATGACCCCTATGTGCTGACCTCCATCCTCTCCGCGCTGCATAACGGCGTGTTCACTTTGGGGGAGGTACAGGGCGACCTTGCCATGCTCTTTGAAAAGCAGTACATCCTGACCCAGACCATCGAAACGGAAACCCGCTACCGCACTGAAACGAGGACGGACAGCGAGGGAAACACCTACACCGCGGAAGTCCCCTACACCTACTACATCTGCAATGTGAAGCTGGAAAACTTCGACCTGTCCCACCTGCCCATCTACATTCTCACCGAGGAACAGATGGGCTTTTATGCTGCCTATATGCAGACTTTGGGCAACCGGCCAGACCTGTTCCCCAACGGCAGCTATCCCCACGCCTCCACCCCGAAAGAGCCAACCTACTATGAAATCCCCCCGGAGGCGCTAAAGGACGAAGCCTTTGCCGCCATGATCGCGGAGGCGGAAAAGTATGTGGGCTATCCCTATGTGTGGGGCGGCAGCTCCCCAAGCACCAGCTTTGATTGTTCCGGCTTCATTAGCTGGGTTATCAATCATTCCGGCTGGAATGTGGGACGCCAGACGGCTCAGGGGCTTTACAACATCTGCACTCCCGTTTCCCCGGAGCATGCCAAGCCCGGCGACCTTGTATTTTTCGTCGGTACTTATGACACTGCCGGGATGTCCCATGTGGGGCTGTATGTGGGAAATTCGGTCATGCTGCACTGCGGCGACCCCATTTCTTACACGAACCTCAATTCAAGCTACTGGCAGCAGCATTTTTATTGTTACGGGCGTTTGCCTTAA
- a CDS encoding VirB4-like conjugal transfer ATPase, CD1110 family has product MSKKQKNETSAKAPVKLTRAEKKEIQAVIRKYKGDGKPHSAQASIPYEAMYQDGVCRVTPRTFSKCIEFTDISYQLAQADTKTAIFENLCDLYNYLDASIHVQFSFINRKIDPKQYAKSFEIRAQGDDFDDIRSEYSDILQNQLVNGNNGLMKRKFMTYTIEADSLKMARARLRRIETDLLGYFKSMGASAWGLDAKERLEVMHSIFHPDGEPFSFDWKWLAPSGLSTKDFIAPSSFRFGNARMFGLGGKYGAVSFLQILSPELSDEMLADFLNTENGIVVNLHVQAIDQSDAIKTVKRKITDLDAMKIQEQKRAVRSGYDMDILPSDLATYGQDAKELLKTLQSRNERMFQLTFLVLNTADTRQKLENDVFWAAGIAQKYNCSLVRLDYQQEQGLMSSLPLGASHIQIERSLTTSSVAVFVPFVTQELFQGGDAMYYGINAKTGNMIMLDRKRARCPNGLKLGTPGSGKSMSCKSEILSVFLCTPDDVYICDPEAEYYPLVKRLRGQVVKLSPTSKNYVNPLDINLNYSEDENPLALKSDFVLSFCELVMGGKNGLEAIEKTVIDRAVQVIYRPYLADPKPENMPILADLHKALLDQHIPEADRVAQALDLYVSGSLNVFNHRTNIDIQNRIVAFDIKELGKQLKKIGMLIVQDQIWGRVTQNRSKGKATWYFCDEFHLLLREEQTAAFSCEIWKRFRKWGGIPTGATQNVKDLLSSPEIENILENSDFICLLNQASGDRKILAERLNISPQQLRYVDNSEPGEGLLIYENVILPFKNPIPKNTQLYQIMTTRLGEGATV; this is encoded by the coding sequence TTGTCCAAAAAGCAAAAGAACGAAACGAGCGCAAAAGCGCCGGTCAAGCTCACCCGCGCCGAAAAGAAAGAGATTCAGGCCGTCATCCGAAAGTATAAAGGCGACGGCAAGCCCCATTCGGCGCAGGCCAGTATTCCCTATGAGGCCATGTATCAGGACGGCGTATGCCGGGTAACGCCCCGCACCTTTTCCAAGTGCATTGAGTTTACGGACATCAGCTACCAACTGGCGCAGGCGGACACCAAGACAGCCATCTTTGAAAACCTGTGCGACCTCTACAACTATCTGGACGCTTCCATTCATGTGCAGTTTTCCTTTATCAACCGCAAGATCGACCCCAAGCAGTACGCCAAGAGCTTTGAAATCCGGGCGCAGGGGGACGACTTTGACGACATCCGCAGCGAGTATTCCGACATTTTGCAAAACCAGCTTGTGAACGGGAACAACGGCCTGATGAAGCGGAAATTTATGACCTATACCATCGAGGCAGACAGCCTGAAAATGGCCCGCGCCAGACTGCGCCGGATCGAAACCGATCTTTTGGGCTATTTCAAGAGCATGGGGGCCTCCGCGTGGGGACTGGACGCAAAGGAACGGCTGGAAGTCATGCACAGCATTTTCCACCCGGACGGGGAACCGTTCTCCTTTGACTGGAAGTGGCTTGCTCCATCGGGGCTTTCTACCAAGGACTTTATCGCCCCGTCCTCGTTCCGCTTTGGCAATGCCCGGATGTTCGGGCTGGGCGGCAAATACGGGGCGGTGAGCTTTCTGCAAATCCTCTCCCCGGAGCTGTCGGATGAAATGCTGGCCGACTTCCTCAACACGGAAAACGGTATTGTGGTGAACCTCCATGTGCAGGCCATTGACCAGAGCGACGCTATTAAGACGGTCAAGCGCAAGATCACCGACCTTGACGCCATGAAGATTCAGGAACAGAAACGGGCTGTCCGCAGCGGCTACGACATGGATATACTTCCCAGCGACCTTGCCACCTACGGGCAGGACGCCAAGGAGCTGCTAAAGACCTTGCAGAGCCGGAATGAACGGATGTTCCAGCTTACCTTTTTGGTGCTGAACACCGCAGACACCCGGCAAAAGCTGGAAAACGATGTGTTCTGGGCTGCCGGGATCGCCCAGAAATACAACTGTTCCCTTGTGCGGCTGGACTACCAGCAGGAACAGGGGCTTATGAGCAGCCTGCCGCTGGGGGCCAGCCACATCCAGATTGAACGCTCCCTGACGACTTCCAGCGTGGCCGTGTTCGTCCCTTTTGTGACGCAGGAGCTTTTTCAGGGCGGCGACGCCATGTATTACGGGATCAACGCCAAGACCGGCAACATGATTATGCTCGACCGCAAACGGGCGAGGTGTCCCAACGGGCTAAAGCTGGGGACACCGGGAAGCGGCAAAAGTATGAGCTGTAAATCAGAAATTTTGAGCGTGTTCCTCTGCACCCCGGACGATGTGTATATCTGTGATCCAGAGGCCGAGTATTACCCCCTTGTGAAGCGGTTGCGTGGGCAGGTGGTGAAGCTGTCGCCTACCAGCAAAAACTATGTGAACCCGCTGGACATCAACCTGAACTACTCCGAGGATGAAAACCCGCTGGCCTTGAAATCCGACTTTGTGCTGTCGTTCTGTGAGCTTGTCATGGGCGGCAAGAACGGGCTGGAAGCCATTGAAAAGACGGTGATCGACCGGGCGGTACAGGTGATCTACCGGCCTTATCTGGCAGACCCCAAGCCGGAAAATATGCCCATCCTTGCAGACCTGCACAAAGCCCTTTTAGACCAGCATATCCCGGAGGCCGACCGGGTGGCGCAGGCCCTTGACCTGTATGTGTCCGGCAGCCTAAATGTGTTCAACCACAGAACCAACATCGACATTCAAAACCGCATTGTGGCCTTTGACATCAAGGAGCTGGGCAAGCAGCTAAAGAAAATCGGTATGCTCATTGTCCAAGACCAGATTTGGGGGCGCGTCACCCAAAACCGCAGCAAGGGCAAGGCGACATGGTATTTCTGTGATGAGTTCCACCTGCTTTTGCGTGAGGAACAGACGGCGGCCTTTTCCTGTGAGATTTGGAAGCGTTTTCGTAAGTGGGGCGGGATTCCCACAGGTGCGACACAGAATGTGAAAGACCTGCTTTCCTCCCCGGAAATTGAGAACATTTTGGAAAACAGCGACTTTATCTGCCTGCTCAATCAGGCCAGCGGCGACCGCAAAATCCTTGCGGAACGGCTGAACATTTCGCCCCAGCAATTACGGTATGTGGACAATTCCGAACCCGGCGAGGGGCTTCTCATTTACGAAAATGTGATCCTGCCCTTTAAGAACCCCATCCCGAAAAACACCCAGCTCTACCAGATCATGACGACCCGGTTAGGCGAGGGGGCGACGGTATGA
- a CDS encoding PrgI family protein: protein MAYVTVPKDLTKVKSKVVFGLTKRQLICFGGALLVGVPLFFLIRGRVPTSAAALIMVFAMLPGFLLALYEKHGQPLEVVVRQIVACCFIQPKERPYQTNNAYTALVRQSQMEKEVNAIVQKAKERNERKSAGQAHPRRKERDSGRHPKV from the coding sequence ATGGCTTATGTAACTGTCCCCAAGGATTTAACCAAGGTCAAATCCAAGGTAGTATTCGGGCTAACGAAACGCCAGCTCATTTGTTTTGGCGGTGCGCTGCTGGTAGGCGTCCCGCTTTTCTTTTTGATCCGGGGCCGCGTCCCGACCAGCGCGGCGGCGCTCATTATGGTGTTCGCCATGCTGCCGGGCTTTCTGCTGGCGCTTTACGAAAAACACGGCCAGCCCCTTGAAGTGGTGGTACGCCAGATCGTAGCGTGCTGCTTCATCCAGCCCAAGGAACGGCCCTACCAGACCAATAACGCTTATACCGCCCTTGTGCGGCAATCCCAAATGGAAAAGGAGGTCAACGCCATTGTCCAAAAAGCAAAAGAACGAAACGAGCGCAAAAGCGCCGGTCAAGCTCACCCGCGCCGAAAAGAAAGAGATTCAGGCCGTCATCCGAAAGTATAA